Part of the Cuniculiplasma divulgatum genome, TTCCCAGGTTATATAATCACCCTTGAAATTCAGCAATTTGCCAATTTTTATTGCCCTGTCATAACCCATCCAGCACATAACTTTAGAATAAGTATAATGTCTTGGAGGTGTCCTAAATTCCCAGATACTAGAATCGGGTGTTCTCCACACATGACGTATTTTGTCGATTATTTTTATTACAAGGTCCCACATGTATGCGTTTACAGTACCTCCGATCATTGCAAGATGGTAGATTGCATTAATCATTGAACCGTATATATCAAGTTGAAATTGCTTGGATGCTAGATTTCCCATTCTCACTGGAGAAGAATTCATGTACCCTTCATAGTCGATTTCATACTCTTCCAGATCATCTTTGGAATCTATGCTGTACAGTACTTTCATATCGTCTTTCTTTTCTATAATATCCATCATGTCATACAGATAATTTGTTGCAACAAACTTCAGGCCCATCATGGAAAGTGCCTCAATAACATATGATGTGTCCCTTATCCATGAATATCTGTAATCCCAGTTCCTCTCGCCACCGATACACTCTGGAAGGCTGGAAGTTGGGGCAGCTACCATCATACCGGTTGGATCATAAAATAGTGCCCTTAAGGTTAGAGCTGATCTCAGTGCTATATCCTTCATTAAGCCATTATATGTGCTCTGCGAGACAAAATCCTCCCAGTAACTTTTTGTTTCATCATATCTCACTTGTGACTTATAATTTCGTAAATCATCATCGGCCATATTATAGGATATCACAATCCACTCCTTTTGTCCAGGTTTTAGACTTATATTGCCTCTGATTTTTCTGTCTCCATCCCTAAATTTGGTATTTGCATATATACCAATTTTTCTTGAATTCTTGTGATAAACTGCCCCATTTTCCAGTAGCAAAATTTTTACAGGGGATAAGCGGTAATCAAGTGTTGCCTTGAGTTCAATTTTAACATCAATAGCCTCATCAAAAGCCTGTATCATTCTGTGCATTTCTGGAAAATTTATGCTTGCATAGGGAGTTGCAGGGAGGAAATCTGTAAGCATAAGCACAGGTTTACCATTCTTTAGAAATGTGGTTTGCAGAATCAATGTTTTTGGAACATATTTCTGGGTGACTGTCATGCCCTCGGTATCTACTGGTCTTGTTGTGAGATATCCCCCCTTATTTTTATCGAGAATCGAATCGAACACTGGATTTGAAGAAAAATCTGGGAGACACAGCCAGTCAACTGTTCCATTCATGGAGATTAATGCTGCTGTTCTATTATTAGCAATCATCCCGTGGTTTGCAATTTTGGTGTATCCATTAACTTCAACACTGTTTATATTTAGTC contains:
- a CDS encoding glycoside hydrolase family 15 protein, whose amino-acid sequence is METMGLNINSVEVNGYTKIANHGMIANNRTAALISMNGTVDWLCLPDFSSNPVFDSILDKNKGGYLTTRPVDTEGMTVTQKYVPKTLILQTTFLKNGKPVLMLTDFLPATPYASINFPEMHRMIQAFDEAIDVKIELKATLDYRLSPVKILLLENGAVYHKNSRKIGIYANTKFRDGDRKIRGNISLKPGQKEWIVISYNMADDDLRNYKSQVRYDETKSYWEDFVSQSTYNGLMKDIALRSALTLRALFYDPTGMMVAAPTSSLPECIGGERNWDYRYSWIRDTSYVIEALSMMGLKFVATNYLYDMMDIIEKKDDMKVLYSIDSKDDLEEYEIDYEGYMNSSPVRMGNLASKQFQLDIYGSMINAIYHLAMIGGTVNAYMWDLVIKIIDKIRHVWRTPDSSIWEFRTPPRHYTYSKVMCWMGYDRAIKIGKLLNFKGDYITWEKEMNEIKSDILQNGVDKETQSFVQYYGSKDVDSSLLRISLTGFLDSNDTRIKSTVNRIEKELMGKDYLMRRYNNDDGFNCKDNAFLLTSFWYAEILSEQGNVEKAKHVLETLISKGNHLHLFSEEIDMETGEQLGNFPQAITHLGVIRAICKANEKLNGKN